Proteins co-encoded in one Coxiella burnetii genomic window:
- a CDS encoding ATP-binding protein, protein MKGPKSTCNIDMNHSKITGTFMHHRKRHIEGILSKRAKIFPVLGVLGPRQVGKSTFLMKQWRERKSAVYITFDNQAIAMRAKHSPEQLLLDETHHQKVHLIIDEAQKVPHIFDSIKALVDANRRVGAFTLSGSVEFSSKSGVRESLAGRMGITRLYPLTIREMSNQSFSSPWVTFDFASGRTLKAKSIETWLLRGGMPIFCGISDADERINLINSWLEAICFRDLKQLKDANYDSEIALTLLKVLAADSRMSINQLASELGTSALSIKKHLSALESLFLIYKIPSFENPRAHPVYRLFDAGVLNALLGGHQTIFSRHSCLITLLINEIYAQYEYAGKLKPQLYYYRARGGAAIDLVLQTNQTLIGIEGTTSIEITPYKQRGMKSFLSKYKQAKGYFIAPVQESYKLDNNLFVIPWDWIS, encoded by the coding sequence TTGAAGGGCCCCAAAAGTACCTGTAATATTGATATGAATCATAGCAAAATTACAGGTACTTTTATGCATCACCGAAAGCGGCATATCGAAGGCATTTTAAGCAAACGCGCTAAAATATTTCCGGTACTTGGCGTTTTAGGGCCGCGGCAAGTTGGAAAAAGCACTTTCTTAATGAAGCAATGGCGAGAACGTAAATCAGCTGTTTATATCACGTTTGATAATCAAGCCATCGCAATGCGGGCGAAACATTCCCCTGAACAGCTTTTATTGGACGAAACGCATCACCAAAAGGTTCACCTCATCATTGATGAAGCACAAAAAGTGCCTCACATATTCGATTCTATCAAAGCGTTGGTTGATGCCAATCGCCGGGTGGGCGCTTTTACGCTGTCCGGATCAGTAGAGTTTTCATCTAAATCAGGAGTTCGTGAATCGTTAGCAGGCCGCATGGGAATTACCAGGCTTTATCCGTTGACAATAAGAGAAATGAGTAACCAATCATTTTCGTCACCGTGGGTCACATTTGATTTTGCTTCCGGCAGAACTTTAAAAGCAAAAAGCATAGAGACCTGGCTTTTACGAGGCGGAATGCCCATATTTTGTGGCATCAGTGATGCAGATGAACGAATCAATCTGATTAATAGCTGGCTAGAAGCTATTTGCTTTCGTGATTTGAAACAATTGAAAGACGCTAACTATGATAGCGAAATCGCGCTTACCTTACTTAAAGTGCTAGCGGCGGATTCGAGAATGTCCATTAATCAATTAGCGTCTGAACTCGGCACGAGTGCGCTCTCGATTAAAAAACATTTATCTGCTTTGGAATCGCTTTTTCTAATCTACAAAATACCCTCTTTTGAAAATCCACGCGCCCATCCAGTCTATCGGTTGTTCGATGCAGGGGTATTAAATGCTTTGCTCGGGGGACATCAAACTATTTTTTCCCGCCATTCTTGTTTAATAACATTATTAATCAACGAAATTTACGCGCAATATGAATATGCCGGCAAATTAAAACCTCAATTATATTATTACCGTGCGCGCGGTGGAGCGGCAATTGATTTAGTTTTGCAAACCAACCAAACGCTTATCGGAATTGAAGGTACGACCTCTATTGAGATTACTCCCTATAAACAGCGGGGGATGAAAAGTTTTCTCAGTAAATATAAACAAGCGAAAGGTTATTTTATCGCTCCTGTTCAAGAATCTTATAAACTTGATAATAACCTGTTTGTCATTCCGTGGGATTGGATAAGTTGA